The segment ATATGGCAAAAGACACTTGAAGCTCAAAAGTCTAGGGTTTTCATTCTCATTGCTACCCTCACCACATCTCAAAAGAGGTCTTAAGTATTAGGATTTTGAAACCCATCCAACAGTTGAGATTTGtttggaaaatcatgaaaatttgcAGGTGTGATCGTAGTTTGACCGATCAAACAAGACTAAAAAAATCTGGGTTCAACACAAACTGTTACCCTTTAGTTTGATCGATCATAAATCAATCCAAATGTTTTAAACACAATATTTTACACTCTTAagcttcaatttcatttttcataaaatgataaaaattttaaaatacaattgaTCAATGTTTGCCATCATCCATCACCTCAAATGCACTTACCAACTCCTTTAGCCATCTTCAAACACAAATAATTTGGAAAAGGCAAGTGTCCAAGGGAAGATTTGAAGAGTATGAGCTAAGAGACACAATGAGAATTTTGACTTGGAATTGTCAATACACAAAAATGCTTACAAACGggaattaaaaaacttaaataattacgTCAAAACCCAACAGGTTTCCTCTTAAACgaaaaaatggtaaaaagatAAATAGTACAATAAGACGTATAAAActcacatatatataatttcatgCATTCATAGTACGTAAATATCCTTAAAAGTCTTAAGACCCTAAGAAATTATCAACCTTAAGATTTGTTGCCCTAGACAGGAACCTCATATAGATGGGTTATTTACTCCTACTAAATCAAGAATTGAACTAGGAAAAATCCATATTCCATCTCCACAAATCAAACCAGAAGCAACTGCAGGTCCAAAAGCATCTGCCTTAGCTTTGTTAGTAAAGCAACCAATCACATAGATGGCAAACTCCACCATGGGCACCCCCAGCCCATGCCCCAATGGTAAAGATGGCAAACTTCCCATAGGTGGATGCAAGGGACCAATCAGTGAGCCCACGCCCATATGCATTGCAAAATGCCATGACAGGGGCAACAATGTACATGCTAGCTATTTAGTACCATTTGAGTTAGGGGAATATGTGAGGAAGGGTGGCTGTGGAGATAGCAGCTATTACAATATACCCTCTAACAGCAAATGGTGTTGGAATTTGATCTTTGAGAAAGAGTTGGGTTCGGTGCTTGTCATTGTAAGAAAGAGATGAGTTGGTAGGAGAGGAACGACGGTCCTCAACAGGGAGGAAAATGCTAGTGTCCTTGTACCGGAGATAGTAAAACAAGCCTAGGAGAGTTTGGCTTATTACCTTGAAGAAGTTATATAGGCCGTCACCTAGGATCATGGCAATGGCAATGAATATCTGCATTTAGGGCAGGAAGCAGTGTGAGTGAAGAGGAAATGTTGGTACAATGGCCATATTTTGCTAGAAATTAATTACCTTGTAACCTTGCAGACCTTTAATGCTTTTTGGTGGAAGGTCAGCAGGGTACCAATCACCCTTTCTAGTTTTTATGAGAGGTAAGATAATGCCTCAGGAAAGAATGCCTCGTAGCAGCGAGGATACGCTTATAATTTACGGACAAATTATCCCTACTCCAACATATGTTgccaagaaatcaaagaaaaacctGTAATTTTCATAATGAGCAAAATTCAGAAAATATTTCTGAATGAAATGCAGATTGCCATGAGTATCTGTACAAGTTATTCAGAAGCTAATTTACAAGAAACTTATATGGCAGTTGAGCTTGGAAAACCAGTTCATTATTCTACTGATTATTGTTAATGTAGTTGCTTCCTTAGAATAGGGAGAGCGAGAGAAAGCTAAGGGCTGTATCGgagtgattattgtaagaacaCTTTTAGCCTATATTGTTGGAAAGTGTCTCCAGTTACTCtatggattttctttttctttttctttttgtaaaaaatattgtatataatatttattgagttatatatattataatattaaattttcttatacaataaagaaagttattaggaatatctttataaattaataCTTTAGTCATATGGGAAAAATGTCATGAGATGGAGATGTACTTGTAAAGACTATACAAGATGGATAAAGGAATTTATGTTGAAGGTGGAGTTGATTGCTTTCTTGTTAAGATGTGATGCAAAAAGAGTATCATGGAGAGATGAAAGATTGACTTAATTGAATATGCTCCAAGGTGAAAATGGCTCGAAAATGTCctaaatttctaattagtatgaatttgtttttttatttaaaaaatattatatagaatatttcctaaattatatattattataatattaatttttcttattgaatAAGGAAAGTCGTTAGGAATACCTAGTGGAGTAAAGAGGCTCATGGtggttatgtttttttaatatagtaaaatgattttctctcattcatAGATGTTGGAGTACACGATAAAACCTCATGTATTAGggtgtgattgttttatttttatgttcttgaaTTAACATATTTGCATTTAAGCTTTCgctaacataatatatataacaCTTTTGTCATTAGCACTTCTATTAGAACAACCAAAATTCAGTTAgcttttgaatatatatatatataaaggttaAAAATATGCTTGTTTTGACCTTTGCAGATCCAGTGAATCGATCTGCTATTTGGCTCAGAAATCTTAGCACTTTCCTCCTTAGGCATTCAACCCATTGCTTGACCCAATAACCCAAACTCCAATCCAAATCCATCACTTGATCtaattaatcaaacccaaatcATTCAAATTAACCCAATAAGCTTAAAAGGATATTATCAAATAACTCCACAACAAATGGGCTTAGGCCCAACTGTTTGAACTGAAAGATAATAACCAAATTTGTTTCCATAATTTATaagatgataatgataatggcGAGATTCTAGGCCATGATCATGCAACCACCTCTTTCGTTCCCCAAAAATTCTCATAAACCACCTAGATTTTCTCAgaaaaatttatggaaaaatcCTTACCACACAAAACACTAggatttttttgagaaaaatttgtgaaaaaaaattccttgtTATAGAAAACattcaaattttctaggaaaaaattattgaaaaaattccTTGCAGTGGAAAACATTTCAATTTTATGcgaaaaaattatggaaaaaaaatccttGCTGCACAAAAAATACCACTGAGAGACGTGGAAGACTAGAAATCATACTCATGGGCTCCACCCACCAAGAATGAATCACCctttaaactaaataaataaataaatctaaatcCTGGATGATtcctgtaaaaaaaaaaaaaaaaaaaaaaattcctaattgAACTTGAGTGgttctgataccacttgttagaaaattgataaatgaaaaaaacttaattcatcatattctaaatcatcaaaaaaaaaaaaaccattaggAAGACATATTTGCATCAATTGGAGTGCAATAGTAGGGTTTTTAGTCTTCCACGTTTGAAACAATGTATTGCAAAGAATTAGAACTTCAGTCAATGATGGGATATGAGTAAAATAGCAATACCTTATGTTAAAATTGgagaccataaccctatttatacctatactattttattttatttattggtccatcataaataaataaaataatatatatatatatatatatatatatatatatatatatatatatatatatatatatatatatatatatatatatatatatatacacacacacacacatgtggTCTCTACACATTGCATAGGCCATACCCCTTAAGAAATGTTAATATGCtaacaaattaattaacttAACTGATAACTTTTAATAGGCTAATAATAGATAACACGCATGtacaattaatgttaatatgtAGACCCACAATAGAAAAAATTTgggataattgtgttttgaatccaattgagccaaaaaattaagatttgacccataaaagttgcataattgatgaaaatgatacaaaatataaagagattaatatacccttcaaaactattttgagtattttctaccacaatattttgtatacttttttatcttaattttttttaataattattctgaaaatttattattcttagaaaactaaatttttaaaaaatatattctaaaaatatatgatttaaaaaaaataattttgacatatttttagttattttttgcatacataattttaaaaatataaattttccaagatgtttgatttttaaataataataataataatttatttttatttttaattttttttaataattattctgaaaatttattatttttagaaaactaaatttttaaaaaatatgtcattttaaaaaaatatgtcatttaaaaaaaataattttgacatatttttagttattttttgcatgcataattttaaatatatatatttttcaagatgtttgatttttaaataataataatagtaatttatttttatttttttggaaaatggtgtatttttttccaaatcactaaattaaattaaattttattgaggtttacaaaaagaataaaatttaaattaattttttttccttttttttttatagtcaataaaggtcatttttagaaagataaaaaatttatatcattcttttcaattttcacactttctctaggtcttgggcttaaatagtgaacttatacggactaaaacttaatttttgggcctaactaggtccaaaacacaattatttcaaaaaatttcccAACATTAAGGTGATGTCCTTACTATTGTTCCATTAACATTTTTATCTATCTAAGATTTTGGAGGATGAATGGATCCTATAATAATATTATCACTAGTTTTCCATTGCTTAAGTTTTGTTCAATTATTGTTAATACTCTTAGAGGAATATTCCAAGtattcttcttccttaaatGTTTCAAACCATTTCCAAATAACCATAAAATTCTTCGTGATAAATGGTTCTTAATACGTGTAGGACTTTATTAAAATaccattattttctttccctattttcttttgaaaagaagtattttttagaatttcattgttaattttaaaatcttgatCTATTACATTAATCATTTGGGAATATGGAAGTGACATATTTGGTGATTCTTGAgtaaactctctctctctcgctctttTTTTCTCCTAAATAGAAGAATTGTCCTATATTTGTGTGACTTCTAACTCTAGATAATTTAATATTCTTAGGGTTTGAAGATGTATATCCTTCCTCTATCTAAATGGTTCTAGTTGGGATAAATGAATACAATGGCCTAAAGGgttcatattttgaaattctaGGGGTCCTAGAATGTTTGAAAGAATTGGAAAAGACTAGATCTCCTCCTTCATTAGAATATTAAACTATTTGTTCAATTTTCCCTTTCTTTGTTTTGTGGGTGGAACAACATTGGAGAAATGCCATGATTCTAGAAATTCAACTTCATTTCACATGTTTTTCTTGGAGATGAAGTAGCTAGATTTACTTATCAAGTctgattgaaaaattaagaatGGTCTCTCCTTAGAATTGATGTATAAAGTTCTAGATCCTACAATAATGGTCATACACTTATAAGCAAATACATTAATTATGGAGATTGGACTATTTCATTCCTTAAATATAATCCATGTGTCTTAACATGAAAGGCAATCGAATCCAAGATGTCAACATTCTTTGATCTTACTATGAAATTAGgataatataataagtaaattgGTCCACCATTTAATCCTGCTAGAACAACTTCGATAATAGAATCTCTATAATCAAGATGTCTATTATAtcttaaacaaataataatcaaGGTATTTAATCCTATCCTAACCAATGGCTTAGCAGTTATTTGAATCATTCctaaatgtataaaattataatatttcttatgtttttgtATAGATTTGCTATCTAAAAGCCttattacttgatcatcttgtTCCAAGATTATGATATGTTCAATTGTCTTGATTATGTAATCAAAGAAAAACTTAAATGATCCTTTCTTATAAATTGTTGGCAAGGAAATCTTGGGAAATTTTCAATTGTCTCATTTATTAGGAATCTTAGGATAATTTACTTCATTACTATTTACTACAACTTTTTGGGGATATGTGGATCTCCTAGATATAGATTTGAACATCGAACTCATTTTAGGACTTAATTTAAAGTATGTGTATATATAGCCACCATTTTTcctcttaaaagaaaaaaaggtataGAGATAAATGGTACAACAGGAAAAAATAGTACAGAGATATATGGTACAACAGGAAGCATAAAACTTACATATATAATTACATCCATAACCCACGATGTTTCCtcttaaaggaaaaaatggtACTGAGATATATGGAACAACAGGAAGTATACAACTTACATATATAATTACATACATAGTCCATAAATATCCTTAAAGGTCTAAGACCCCAAGAGTTTATCAACCCTAACATTTGTTGCCCTAGACAGGAACTTCATACAGATTGGTTGCTTTACTCCTGCTAAAGCAAGAATTGAACTAGGCAAAGTCCATATTCCATCTCCACAAATCAAACCAGAAGCAACTGCAGGTCCAAAAGCATCTGCCTTGGCTTTGTTCATCCTTTcccatataaataatattaagcTCCCAACACACATATCAATGGCGAAGTAGGGGCCTAGATAAAGTGGTATCGCCATCGCCATTGGAATCGGAATGAACCTTGATCTCCTTTTACCTACAGCATCCCTAACCAAGTTGACAAGAACTGCTGCAGCGAAGAACACACAACAAAGAAGGAAGCAATTCTTTGGTAAGGAGGAGATGCCATCCACCCCCAGAATAGCCATATTACGGAACACCAGAGCATAAGGAGCAGGATATTCACTTCCATCTTGCCCTAGGTCATCAAAGGCCTTGTAGAAGAGCCAAAACACACAAGGGGCAATTACACAACCCATTGCAGTGCCAATCAATTGGCTCACAAACATTGAGCGAGGTGAAGCTAAGGTTAGATAACCAGTTTTGAAATCCTGCATTAGGTCAGAAGCTGTTGAGACGATATTCATCATCACTCCACAGGCTGCCAAACCTGCTATGACTCCGCCATGGGCACCCCCAGCCCATGCCCCAATGGTAAAGATGGCAAGCTTCCCATAGGTGGACGCAAGGGACCAATCAGTGAGCCCACACCCATATGCATTGCAAAATGCCATGATAGGGGCAGCAATGTACATGACAGCTATGTAGTACCATTTGAGTTGGGGGAATATGTGAGGAAGTGTGGCTGTGGAGATAGCAGCTATTGCAATATACCCTCCAACAGCAAATGGTATTGGAATTTGATCTTTGAGAAACAGTTGGGTTCGGCGCTTGTCATTGTAAGAAAGAGAGGAGTTGGTAGGAGAGGAACGGTCCTCTACAGAGAGGACAATGCTAGCGTCCTTGTGCCGGAGATGGTAAAACAAGCCCAAGAGAGTTTGGCTTATTACCTTGAAGAAGTTATATAGGCCATCACCTAGGATCATGGCAATGGCAATGAATATCTGCATTTAGGGCAGGAAGCAGTGTGAGTGAAGAGGAAATGCTGGTACAATGGCCATATTTTGCTAGAAATTAATTACCTTGTAACCTTGCAGACCTTTAATGCTTTTTGGTGGAAGGTCTGCAGGGTACCAATCACCCTCTCTAGTTTCAATGAGAGGCCACATAATGCCCCAAGAAAGAATGCCTCCAAGCAGCAAGGATATGTTTACAATGTACGGACAAATCATCCCTACTCCAACATATGTTGTcgagaaatcaaagaaaaacctgtaattttcaaaatgagcaaatttcagaaaatatttCTGAATAAAATGCAGATTGCCATGAGTATCAGTACAAGTTATTCAAAAGCTAATTTACAAGAAACTAATATGGCAGTTGGGCTTGAAAAACCAGTTCATTATTCTAGTGATTATTGTTAATGTAGTTGCTTCCTTAGAATAGAGAGAGCAAGAGAGAGAGCTAAGGGCTGTATCGGAGTAATTATATTAAGAATGCTTTTAGCCTATATAACACTTTTGTCATTAGGACTTAAAAAACATGTACCAAAATTCAGTTAGCTTTTGAATGTAAACCAAAACAAATTATGTTTTGTAATGGGATAGATGcttaaaaagtgatttttggaagaatcaTGTAGCAAGTGCTGattctctaaatttttaaagataattttataaactttgtcaaatatttcattatttttttttttaaagaaagccTTACAAGTATTAGGAAGTACTTATAACCATCCAAGAATCACTCTTCAAGTGGGGTGTAACCGTGTAAGTAAACTTACATGTTTTCCTGAGCTTTAAGTCCAAATGTGGGGAAGGCTTTAAATCCGCAATCATCTCCAGCAGCAAAGAACCACTGAAAGAAACTCCACAAGAAACTGAAGGAGAAGAACTTCCCCAATACCCTCACTTGTTTCCTACAACCATTTCCAACAGAAGAAACAGTTAAATATTATCGAggatataaacataatttttgtaTGACCATATCCAGTTGAAACACATAGTGCCTTACTTTGCTAACCGGGCTCCTTCAGGAGTATGGAAGCTGTTGATAAGATGAGCAGTTGCAGTGCCACTTGGGTATGTCAACTTGAAGTCTATGATCATGATCTGAAAACAACAGTAAATTACACTACTCAAGATTGAGCAAAATGTTACATGGGATAAAACAGAAGAGA is part of the Vitis riparia cultivar Riparia Gloire de Montpellier isolate 1030 chromosome 17, EGFV_Vit.rip_1.0, whole genome shotgun sequence genome and harbors:
- the LOC117904972 gene encoding probable metal-nicotianamine transporter YSL7, coding for MDHRRGEENGLDGNSYNSDMEAEIINKKNPKEREEEEEEEMSVERIFESKEVPSWREQLTVRAFVVSLVVGVLFTFIVMKLNLTTGIIPSLNVSAGLLGFFFTSGWTKFLDNSGLLKQPFTRQENTVIQTCVVAISGIAFSGGFGSYLFGMSEVVAKESEDVQSSQDYKNPAIGWMIGFLFVVSFLGLFSILPLRKIMIIDFKLTYPSGTATAHLINSFHTPEGARLAKKQVRVLGKFFSFSFLWSFFQWFFAAGDDCGFKAFPTFGLKAQENMFFFDFSTTYVGVGMICPYIVNISLLLGGILSWGIMWPLIETREGDWYPADLPPKSIKGLQGYKIFIAIAMILGDGLYNFFKVISQTLLGLFYHLRHKDASIVLSVEDRSSPTNSSLSYNDKRRTQLFLKDQIPIPFAVGGYIAIAAISTATLPHIFPQLKWYYIAVMYIAAPIMAFCNAYGCGLTDWSLASTYGKLAIFTIGAWAGGAHGGVIAGLAACGVMMNIVSTASDLMQDFKTGYLTLASPRSMFVSQLIGTAMGCVIAPCVFWLFYKAFDDLGQDGSEYPAPYALVFRNMAILGVDGISSLPKNCFLLCCVFFAAAVLVNLVRDAVGKRRSRFIPIPMAMAIPLYLGPYFAIDMCVGSLILFIWERMNKAKADAFGPAVASGLICGDGIWTLPSSILALAGVKQPICMKFLSRATNVRVDKLLGS